Within Flagellimonas maritima, the genomic segment TTTGTTGACATCAACAAATTTCTGGATATAATCTTCACTGACCTTTTCTCCGTTGATTTTGATTCGTTCCCTAAAATCCTTTAAATGTGGAGATGTATACAGGCCTACTTTATACCCAGCTTGCTGTAAAATTGAAGCAAGCATATGGCTACTTGAACCTTTTCCATTGGTCCCCGCTACGTGGATACTTTTAAATTTCTTTTCGGGATTTCCAAGCACTTTTGAAAAAGAAATAACATTGTCCAACTTGTCCTTGTAAGCTAAAGAACCTTTTTGTTGGTACATTGGAAGCTGCTGAAACATCCAATCCAAAGTTGCTGCGTAAGTCATGAATTATTGACCTAACTTAAAATTGACCACTACAAAACCAATCTGTTGGGAAGGAGCATTGGAATCTAAGTTCCATTTATGCTGCTGAGCTGTTTCTCTTGCAGGCTTCAGTAAACAAGGAGCATTATTCGTAGTTCCTTTTACTCCTGGAGTGGCATCTATTACTTTTCCGTTTCTATCCACAACGATTCTAACGACTACGCGGCCTTCCTCATTGCATTCTTGTTGCACTTTTCCACTATTCACCAAAGAGCGTCCATTCAACCCATAACCGCCTGTCCCGCTTCCGCTACCTGGACTGCCATAATAGCTTGTGGCGTAAGGATCACCATCTGGTTGACCTTTGCCTCCAGCCTTATTATCATCTCCTTCACTGCCTGTAGTTGTACCATCAGATTTACCAATGCCACCGATCAAGGCATCGAGACTCTTTTTCTTTGCTTCTTGTTCTTTTCTTTTCTGCTCTTCGGCTTTTTTTCTTTCCAGTGCAACACGCTCTGCTTCGGCCTTTGCCTTTTTAGCAGTTTCATCAGCCTTGCGCTTAGCTTCTTTCTGCTGATTGATTTTTATAGTTTCTTCAGATTCATTGGTCAGAACCTCTTCTACGGGTTTGTTTTCCGCAGTTTCTTGTTCTTGAAATTGTTCTGGAATTTCTTCGGCAGGGGTCGCCTGTTCTGTTTTTGGTTCTGAACGGACTTTTTCTTTGGGCTGTACTTCACCGCTGCCAAAATCCATTGTGCCAAAGTTCACTGCAATACCATTTTCAATAGGGGGGTCCATGTAGGTTAAGCCTATATAGAAAAGCAACAGCAATAGCACACTTAACAACAATGTGGTAAGCGTGAATGATTTTTTCTTGTGTCTCGTATCTAAAAATGACATTATTTTGGCCGCACAGCCAAGATAACCTTATAACTATTCCTATTGGCAATGTCCATTACGTTTACGGCTTCTTTAATTGCCACGCTTTCTTCCGCCCTTAGAATGATTGTAGGCTTTTCTTGACCTTCGAGTGCCTTTTTTAATTCAATTTCAATGTATTCCTCGTTAATCCTTTCATTGTTTACAAAATACTCCAAGTTTTTATTGATTGTAACCGAAACATTTTGTGTATTGGTAGATTTTCCCTTTGCTTTTGGCAACAATAAATCCAAAGCGTTGGGAGCGTTGGAGGTTAGCATGAAAAATACCAACAACAGGAATACAATATCCGTCATTGAAGACATACTAAACTCTGGGCTTACTTTATTTCTTCCTTTTAATTTCATTCTGAAATTTAGATAGGTTCATTCAACAGATCCAAAAATTCTACAGCATTGGCTTCCATTTTGTGCACCACTTTGTCTGTCCTGTTCACTAAATGATTATAGCCAATGTAAGCTATAATACCAACTACCAATCCTGCTACTGTCGTTGTCATAGCAGTATAGATTCCTGAAGCCAATGAACCCATTTCTGCTTGGCCGCCACTACTCGCCATTTCATGAAAAGCCAAAATCATTCCGATTACGGTCCCCAAAAATCCTATCATTGGAGCCGCACCTGCTACAGTTGCCAAGACACTCACGTTCTTTTCGAGTTTGTATACTTCAAGTGTTCCTGCATTTTCAATTGCGGTATTAATATCATCCAAAGGTTTTCCTATTCGGGACACCCCTTTTTCTGTCAGTCGTGCAACAGGAGAATCTGTTTGGGCGCACAAAAGTTTTGCAGCTTCCAATTTACCGCTCATCACGTGATCGCGAATCTGGTTCATGAAGTTTTTATCAATTTTTGAGGCGGCCTTTATGGCAAAGATCCGTTCAAAATAAATGTAAAGTGCTGTAAAAAGAAGAACAAAAAGCACTGCTATAATAATAATACTGCCCGCTCCCCCATTAACGATCAAATCGATAACGGATAGGGTTTTCTCCTCTGAGATGGATGTCCCGATCTCAGCCCCTTCTTCTAAATCTTGAAAAAAAATCATATAAAATCCCCAATTTAAGTTGCAATAATAACGGAGATTTTTGACCTAAAGTATTTTTTATAAAAAATATCGCATAACTATAAAACAAATTGCTCCCGCAATAAAACCTATTGCCGCAAGCCATGCTATTTTTTTAAGATACCAAAAGAAATCTATTTTCTCCATCCCCATAGCCACCACCCCTGCAGCAGAACCAATAATGAGCATGCTACCACCTGTACCGGCAGAGTATGCTATAAAATGCCAGAGAGGATTATCCTGAGGCTCAGAAAACATTCCCAAACTTGCTGCTACTAAAGGCACATTATCAATTACTGCTGAACCAAAGCCAAGTATAATGACGACAAGGTCAGAAACTTCCGTTCCCGGCAATTCAGTGCCCATCAAACCAATACCTTCTTTGAGATTATCCGCAAAATTGAACAGCAGCCCTAATGATTCCAATGCGGCAACAGCCATTAAGATACCCAAGAAAAATAATATGCTTGGCAATTCTATCTTGGTCAATGCACTATGCACAGGACCGCTATGTGACTCAGCATCACTATCCATATCAACAGATGAGATAGTAATCTTGGAATTACTGTAAATTTCCGCGAAAGTGGCAACTACCGCCAAGGACAACATCATTCCCACATAAGGTGGCAAATGTGTTACTGTTTTAAAAATTGGAACAAAGACAATCGCTCCCAATCCCAAATATAACATGGTCGAACCGAATTTTGATTTTGGCGGCTCTGTTTCCTCACTATCTATAGTTCCTTTAAAGGCAGGCAGAAATGATGCTATAAATGTCGGTACCAACATACATACTAAAGATGGTATCAATAAGTAGCCAATTAACCTACTTGTGGTAACTTTATCACCTATCCATAACATGGTAGTGGTAACATCACCTATTGGAGACCAAGCTCCGCCCGCATTTGCCGCAACAATAATTAATCCTGCATACCACAACCTATCATTTCGTTCCCTAACGATTTTCTGTAAAATAGAAATCAAGACTATAGTTGCCGTAAGATTATCTATTATAGCAGAAAGTATAAATGCCAAGAAAGCAAAAATCCATAGTATTCTACGTTTGCTTCTTGTCTTTATAAAGGATTTAATTGTTGCGAAACCATCGAAATAATCAATAATTTCTACAATGGTCATTGCTCCCAGAAGGAATACCAAAATCTCAGCTGTTTTTCCCAAGTGGTGCAACAGGGATTCTTCCATGATATGCATCTTTTCTTCATGATCTAGAAGACCAAAATTGTCCAAAAGTGCATGCTTGCCAGAATCAAACCAAGTTGTAAAGCCGTCAATTCCAAATGCTATAAGCGCCCACAAGATAGCCATCATTGCCAAAGCGGGAATGAGTTTATCTATCTTAATAGTATGTTCAATGGTAATAGCGAGGTATCCGATGACGAATACGGCAATTAGAACGGTCTCCATATTTAGTTGGTTTATTTATGTAAAACTTTTTATTAAATGTAATCCACTTTGCTAAAGATATTCAAAATGAGTTTTCCCTCATAATCTAAATCTTAGAAAAATGATGAAAAAACATGTTTATCTCTTGGTTAGCCTAATTATAGAATTAAGATTGAATCATTCTCGCTTTTTGCAACTATTTATCGAGAAATTATTATCATAAAGTTATATTTGTAGTCCATTTTTAATTATTTCACAATTTTATGGATTTCACACTTTCCGAAGAGCAGTTAATGGTACAACAGGCTGCAAAAGATTTTGCCCAGAATGAACTTTTTCCCGAAGTGATAGAGCGAGATGATGCTCAAAAATTCCCTACAGAACAGGTAAAAAAAATGGGGGAACTCGGTTTTATGGGAATGATGGTTAACGAAAAGTACGGTGGAAGCGGGCTTGATACACTCTCATATGTCCTTGTCATGGAAGAACTTTCTAAAATAGATGCGTCGGCTTCAGTAATCGTTTCGGTGAACAACTCTTTAGTTTGTTGGGGATTGGAAACTTTTGGTACCGAAGAGCAAAAGCAAAAGTACCTTACAAAACTTTCCACTGGGGAAATCATAGGAGCATTTTGTCTTTCTGAGCCTGAGGCAGGCAGCGATGCCACTTCGCAAAAAACAACGGCATTAGACAAAGGTGACCACTATATTTTAAATGGCACCAAAAACTGGATAACAAATGGTAGTACAGCAGAAATATACTTGGTAATAGCCCAAACTGATGTTGAAAAAGGCCATAAGGGCATTAATGCCCTAATTGTTGAAAAAGGTATGGAGGGTTTTGAAATAGGACCAAAAGAAAATAAACTGGGAATCCGTGGAAGCGATACGCATTCCTTAATCTTTAACGATGTCAAGGTTCCCAAAGAAAATCGAATCGGAGAAAATGGGTTTGGGTTTAAGTTTGCAATGAAAACCCTAGCTGGCGGGAGAATTGGAATTGCGGCCCAAGCTTTGGGTATAGCTGCCGGAGCCTATGAACTTTCAAAAAAATATGCAAAAGAACGAAAAGCTTTTGGCACGGAGATAGCAAACCACCAAGCAATAGCTTTTAAATTGGCGGACATGCATACCAAAATTCAAGCAGCACGCCATTTGGTCTACCAGGCTGCATGTGATAAAGACAATGGTGCTGATTACACGCTCTCTAGTGCCATGGCCAAATTATATGCATCAGAAGTAGCTATGGAAACCACAGTAGAAGCTGTTCAAATTCATGGTGGAAATGGTTTTGTAAAGGATTATCACGTAGAGCGATTAATGCGAGATGCAAAAATCACCCAGATTTATGAAGGTACATCCGAAATTCAAAAAATCGTTATTTCTAGGAGTATTTTAAAATAAGAAGTTTATTTGAAGAACGTATTTTTATACCCCTATATATAATAGGGGCTTATGCCATTAATAACTTTTTTTAAAGTGTTTTGGCATTATTTTTCTAGCACTCAAGGACAAATTTATTGTCATAATAATGATTCACCCCGTAATTTACTATATCCCTGTACTTTTTTACATCTATTTTGAGATAATCTCAATTTAACCTATCTCAAATTTTGTATTTGAACATTTTTTAACCATTTAATCAAAACCTTGATTATTCTTTTGAGTATGATTCAAAATATTGATTTTTATTCATTAATAATGATATTTTTGAATAAATACCATAATAATGAGGTTAGAAAAACAAGGCTTATACCTTCCTGAATTTGAGCATGATAATTGTGGAGCAGGTTTTATCTGTAGTTTAAAAGGCAGAAAATCCAATGATATTATACATAAAGCTCTTGAAATTTTAGACAAACTAGAGCATAGAGGGGCTGTAAGTTCTGATGGCAAGACTGGGGACGGAGCAGGAATACTAATTGATATCCCTCATGATTTCTTTACGGAAGTGTGTAATTTTAATCTCCCAAAAGCAGGTGAATATGCTGTAAGCAACGTTTTCCTTCCGCGAAAAGAGAATCAACGGGATTTTTGTGTTTCAAGCTTAGAAAAAAATATAAAAAAACAAGGCCTAGTGTTATTGGGGTGGCGAGATGTACCCGTGAACCGTTCTGTACCTGGAAGAATTGCTAGCGAAACAGAGCCCTATGTGAAACAGGTTTTTATTGGCAGAGGCAATGCTATTGACGATTTTCAATTTAACTTAAAACTATTTATCGCCAGAAAAATTACAGAACACACAATCATAAAAAGTAAACTTTCACAACATCAGTTTTTCTATCTACCAAGTCTCTCCACCAAAATCATCATTTTTAAAGGATTATTGGTACCAAATGACATTAGCAGATATTACGAAGACCTTTTGGATCCCAGGGTAGTAACGCGATTAGCTCTAGTACATCAGCGATTTTCGACCAATACTTTCCCAACATGGGATTTAGCCCAACCTTTCCGCTACATGTGCCACAATGGAGAAATAAACACTCTTAGAGGAAATGTATCTAGAATGCGTTCCAGGGAAGAACTGCTAAAAAGCGATTGGTTTGGCGATGATATTAAAAAAATATTACCAGTTGTACTGCCAAGAAAGTCAGACTCGGCAAGTATGGATATGGTTGTCGAACTTTTGCTTATGACGGGTCGTTCTTTACCAGAGGTTATGATGCTGTTAGTTCCTGAAGCATGGGAAAAAAATGCAGAAATGTCGTCATCCAAAAGAGCATTTTATGAATATAATTCTTGCTTAATGGAACCATGGGACGGACCTGCTTCCATTCCATTTACAGATGGAAACTATATAGGCGCCGTTTTGGATAGAAATGGTTTAAGGCCTTCAAGATATTCGGTTACAAAAAAGGGTTATGTAATCATGTCATCAGAAACCGGTGTGGTTGAATTGGAGCCAGAGGACATCGAATTCCACGGAAGGCTGGAACCAGGAAAGATGTTCTTGGTCAATATGGAGGAAGGTCGAATAATCAATGATGAAGAAATAAAAGAATCGATTGCTGGAAAACATCCTTACAAAAAATGGCTCAAGAACAACTTGGTACACTTAAAGGATATTCCATATAATGAGTGTCCCGTTTTTTTTGGGGAGTTTCCTTTGGATACCAGACGTGCAGCATTTGGGTATACTCTTGAGGATATTAATACTATTATCTTGCCCATGGCCAAAAATGGTAAGGAACCTATTGGCTCTATGGGTTCAGATACACCAATAGCCGTTTTATCCGAACGACCACAATTGCTTTATAACTACTTCAAGCAATTATTTGCCCAAGTCACTAACCCCCCGTTGGATGGCATCAGGGAAGAACTGATTACGGATATAAGTTTGACTTTGGGCAGTGACCAAAACATTTTTGATGTCACAGAACTGCATTGTAGAAAACTAAAAATTCAAAATCCGGTAATTTCTAAAGAAGATTTGGATAAAATAAAAAATTATGATGCAAGTCCGGATTATAAGGTTATCTCTATTTCCATTCTATATGAAATTGCAAAAGGTCATAATGGATTGGAAGAGGCTTTGGAATCAGTTCTAAAACAAGCCTCAATTGCAATTGACGGAGGTGCCAATATCATTATTCTATCTGACAGAATGGTAAGTTCCGAAATGGCTGCAATACCCGCCCTTTTGGCATGTTCATTTGTGAACAGCGGTTTAAGGAAATTAAGAAAGCGTTCCAAGCTCAGTATCATAATTGAATCTGCGGAGCCTAGGGAAGTACATCACTTTGCATTGTTATTTGGATTTGGTGCAAGTGCCATCAATCCATATTTGGTAAATGAGATTATTGGAGAACAAATCCAAGAAAACGACATTACGGAATACACTTTTGATGAAGCTATAAAAAATTACAATAAGGCGGTTGGAAAAGGAATTTTAAAAGTGATGAACAAAATCGGAATCTCCACATTGAATTCCTATAGAGGTTCTCAGTTGTTCGAGTGTATAGGCATCAATACAAAAGTGGTAGATAAATATTTTCCAAATACACCAACTCGTATTCAGGGTATAGGTCTTTATGAAATTGAAAAAGAAATAGCAAAGCGCCACAAAAAAGCTTTCAAGAGCCAAGATTTGGCAGCAAATCTTAACATTGAGATTGGTGGAGAATATCGCTGGAGAAGAGACGGGGAAAAACACATGTTCAATCCATTAAGTATTGCAAAGCTTCAAAAGTCGGTACGAAATAACGAACCGGATACTTATAAAGAATATTCTAAATTGGTAAATGAACAATCCAAAAATTTAATGACGATACGGGGACTGTTCGAATTTTCCAACTATGACCCTATTCCAATTGAAGAAGTGGAACCATGGACAGAAATTGTAAAGCGATTTAAGACCGGTGCCATGTCGTATGGAAGCATTAGCAAAGAAGCACATGAAAATCTGGCCATCGCCATGAATAGAATCGGAGGAAAAAGTAATTCCGGTGAAGGTGGCGAAGATTCTGAACGCTTCTATAAAAATCAAACTGGTGACTGGAAGAACAGTGCCATTAAACAAGTAGCTTCAGGCAGGTTTGGTGTAACATCAGATTATCTGACCAATGCCAAAGAAATACAAATAAAAATGGCACAGGGTGCCAAGCCTGGAGAAGGCGGTCAATTACCAGGCCCAAAAGTTAACCCCGCCATTGCCAAAACAAGGAACTCAACCCCATATGTAGGATTAATTTCACCACCGCCACATCACGATATTTATTCCATAGAGGATTTATCACAACTGATCTATGATTTAAAATCAGCCAATAGAGATGCAAGGATCAACGTAAAATTAGTTTCAGAAGTTGGGGTTGGAACGGTCGCAGCAGGGGTTTCAAAAGCAAAAGCCGACGTTATTTTGATATCGGGGTTCGATGGGGGTACTGGTGCATCACCACTTACATCATTAAAACATGCTGGTCTCCCTTGGGAATTAGGAATAGCCGAGGCACAACAAACCTTGGTCATGAATGATTTGAGAAATCGAATAGTCTTGGAATGCGATGGACAATTGAAAACTGGTAGGGATGTTGCCGTAGCCTGTCTTTTAGGAGCAGAAGAATTTGGTTTTGCCACAGCGCCCCTAGTGGCATCAGGTTGTATTATGATGCGTGTTTGCCATCTAAACACCTGTCCCGTAGGTATAGCTACCCAAAAACCCGAACTTCGTAAAAAGTTTAAAGGGAAACCAGAACATGTAGTTAATTACATGTATTTTGTTGCGGAAGAACTGCGTGGTATCATGGCCAAACTTGGTTTTAGAACCATTGACGAAATGGTAGGCCAGGTACAAAAATTGGACAGAAAATCGGCAATAGAACATTACAAAGCTGCGGGTATTGATTTAAGTCCGATACTTTATCAAGTAGACGTGCCTGAAGAAACTAAATTCCATAACACTGATAAACAAACCCATAATATTGAAAAATCCATAGAGTTTGATATTATAGCCCAGGCTCACCCAGCGTTGTTCAGAAAAGAAAAGATTTCTTTAGATTTCCCCATATATAATACAGATCGTGCTGTCGGAGCAATTATTAGTAACGAAATTTCTAAAATCTATGGTGCAGATGGGTTACCGGACAATACGCTGAAACTCAATTTTACAGGGTCGGCAGGGCAAAGTTTTGGTGCTTTTGCTACAAAAGGACTTACTATGGTGGTCAATGGAAATACAAATGATTATTTAGGAAAAGGACTTTCTGGAGCAAAACTGATTATTAAAGTTCCTTATAAATCTACTTTGAAACCTGAAGATAATATTATTACTGGCAACGTAACACTTTATGGCGCCACTTCAGGAGAAGCATATATCAACGGTAAGGCAGGAGAACGTTTCTGTGTCAGAAATTCTGGAGCAAAGGCCGTAGTTGAAGGTATAGGTGATCATGGTTGCGAATACATGACAGGAGGGATTACTGTGATTTTAGGTAGTGTGGGAAGAAATTTTGGAGCTGGCATGAGTGGTGGTATAGCCTACGTTTTTGATACGGATAGATCTTTTGAAAAAAGATGCAATGCGGAAACATTGAATTTTCTGCCCGTTGAAGAGGATATTGATATTAGACAGTTAAAAGAACTTATAGAGAATCATTACAATGCCACGTTAAGCCCTTTGGCACAGAATATTTTAGAAAATTGGGAAAAACACCTATCAAAATTTGTAAAAGTTTTTCCAGAAGAATACCGACAAGCTCTAATTAGACTAGAAAAAGAAAAATTACAAACTTTATAATTTGAGATATGGGAAAGATTACTGGCTTTATGGAATTTGACAGAAAAGTAGAAGCCTATGTACCTGTCAAAAAAAGAATTAAGAATTATAATGAGTTTACTGTTCCATTAAAGGAAAAAGAATTAAAAAATCAAGGTGCCCGTTGCATGGATTGTGGTATTCCTTTTTGTCATAGCGGCTGTCCTTTAGGAAACCTAATCCCAGACTTTAACCATGCGGTATACCAGGGAAAATGGGAAAAAGCTACTAAAATTCTACATTCAACCAATAACTTTCCGGAATTTACAGGTAGATTATGTCCCGCTCCATGTGAAGAATCTTGTGTGCTGGGCATAAATGAAGACCCTGTTTCTATAGAAAACATCGAAAAGAACATCGTTGAAACAGCTTTTGAAAATGGTTGGATCAAACCAGAGCCCCCGATTAATCGAACTAGCAAAAAAGTTGCTGTTGTAGGGTCAGGTCCTGCTGGACTTGCTACGGCCCAGCAATTAAATAGAGCAGGGCATTCCGTTACTGTTTTTGAACGTGACGAAAAAATTGGTGGTTTATTACGTTATGGTATTCCTGATTTTAAATTGGAAAAAAGCATAATTGATAGACGTCTTGATA encodes:
- a CDS encoding ExbD/TolR family protein, which translates into the protein MKLKGRNKVSPEFSMSSMTDIVFLLLVFFMLTSNAPNALDLLLPKAKGKSTNTQNVSVTINKNLEYFVNNERINEEYIEIELKKALEGQEKPTIILRAEESVAIKEAVNVMDIANRNSYKVILAVRPK
- a CDS encoding acyl-CoA dehydrogenase, with product MDFTLSEEQLMVQQAAKDFAQNELFPEVIERDDAQKFPTEQVKKMGELGFMGMMVNEKYGGSGLDTLSYVLVMEELSKIDASASVIVSVNNSLVCWGLETFGTEEQKQKYLTKLSTGEIIGAFCLSEPEAGSDATSQKTTALDKGDHYILNGTKNWITNGSTAEIYLVIAQTDVEKGHKGINALIVEKGMEGFEIGPKENKLGIRGSDTHSLIFNDVKVPKENRIGENGFGFKFAMKTLAGGRIGIAAQALGIAAGAYELSKKYAKERKAFGTEIANHQAIAFKLADMHTKIQAARHLVYQAACDKDNGADYTLSSAMAKLYASEVAMETTVEAVQIHGGNGFVKDYHVERLMRDAKITQIYEGTSEIQKIVISRSILK
- the nhaD gene encoding sodium:proton antiporter NhaD, producing the protein METVLIAVFVIGYLAITIEHTIKIDKLIPALAMMAILWALIAFGIDGFTTWFDSGKHALLDNFGLLDHEEKMHIMEESLLHHLGKTAEILVFLLGAMTIVEIIDYFDGFATIKSFIKTRSKRRILWIFAFLAFILSAIIDNLTATIVLISILQKIVRERNDRLWYAGLIIVAANAGGAWSPIGDVTTTMLWIGDKVTTSRLIGYLLIPSLVCMLVPTFIASFLPAFKGTIDSEETEPPKSKFGSTMLYLGLGAIVFVPIFKTVTHLPPYVGMMLSLAVVATFAEIYSNSKITISSVDMDSDAESHSGPVHSALTKIELPSILFFLGILMAVAALESLGLLFNFADNLKEGIGLMGTELPGTEVSDLVVIILGFGSAVIDNVPLVAASLGMFSEPQDNPLWHFIAYSAGTGGSMLIIGSAAGVVAMGMEKIDFFWYLKKIAWLAAIGFIAGAICFIVMRYFL
- the gltB gene encoding glutamate synthase large subunit — protein: MRLEKQGLYLPEFEHDNCGAGFICSLKGRKSNDIIHKALEILDKLEHRGAVSSDGKTGDGAGILIDIPHDFFTEVCNFNLPKAGEYAVSNVFLPRKENQRDFCVSSLEKNIKKQGLVLLGWRDVPVNRSVPGRIASETEPYVKQVFIGRGNAIDDFQFNLKLFIARKITEHTIIKSKLSQHQFFYLPSLSTKIIIFKGLLVPNDISRYYEDLLDPRVVTRLALVHQRFSTNTFPTWDLAQPFRYMCHNGEINTLRGNVSRMRSREELLKSDWFGDDIKKILPVVLPRKSDSASMDMVVELLLMTGRSLPEVMMLLVPEAWEKNAEMSSSKRAFYEYNSCLMEPWDGPASIPFTDGNYIGAVLDRNGLRPSRYSVTKKGYVIMSSETGVVELEPEDIEFHGRLEPGKMFLVNMEEGRIINDEEIKESIAGKHPYKKWLKNNLVHLKDIPYNECPVFFGEFPLDTRRAAFGYTLEDINTIILPMAKNGKEPIGSMGSDTPIAVLSERPQLLYNYFKQLFAQVTNPPLDGIREELITDISLTLGSDQNIFDVTELHCRKLKIQNPVISKEDLDKIKNYDASPDYKVISISILYEIAKGHNGLEEALESVLKQASIAIDGGANIIILSDRMVSSEMAAIPALLACSFVNSGLRKLRKRSKLSIIIESAEPREVHHFALLFGFGASAINPYLVNEIIGEQIQENDITEYTFDEAIKNYNKAVGKGILKVMNKIGISTLNSYRGSQLFECIGINTKVVDKYFPNTPTRIQGIGLYEIEKEIAKRHKKAFKSQDLAANLNIEIGGEYRWRRDGEKHMFNPLSIAKLQKSVRNNEPDTYKEYSKLVNEQSKNLMTIRGLFEFSNYDPIPIEEVEPWTEIVKRFKTGAMSYGSISKEAHENLAIAMNRIGGKSNSGEGGEDSERFYKNQTGDWKNSAIKQVASGRFGVTSDYLTNAKEIQIKMAQGAKPGEGGQLPGPKVNPAIAKTRNSTPYVGLISPPPHHDIYSIEDLSQLIYDLKSANRDARINVKLVSEVGVGTVAAGVSKAKADVILISGFDGGTGASPLTSLKHAGLPWELGIAEAQQTLVMNDLRNRIVLECDGQLKTGRDVAVACLLGAEEFGFATAPLVASGCIMMRVCHLNTCPVGIATQKPELRKKFKGKPEHVVNYMYFVAEELRGIMAKLGFRTIDEMVGQVQKLDRKSAIEHYKAAGIDLSPILYQVDVPEETKFHNTDKQTHNIEKSIEFDIIAQAHPALFRKEKISLDFPIYNTDRAVGAIISNEISKIYGADGLPDNTLKLNFTGSAGQSFGAFATKGLTMVVNGNTNDYLGKGLSGAKLIIKVPYKSTLKPEDNIITGNVTLYGATSGEAYINGKAGERFCVRNSGAKAVVEGIGDHGCEYMTGGITVILGSVGRNFGAGMSGGIAYVFDTDRSFEKRCNAETLNFLPVEEDIDIRQLKELIENHYNATLSPLAQNILENWEKHLSKFVKVFPEEYRQALIRLEKEKLQTL
- a CDS encoding MotA/TolQ/ExbB proton channel family protein is translated as MIFFQDLEEGAEIGTSISEEKTLSVIDLIVNGGAGSIIIIAVLFVLLFTALYIYFERIFAIKAASKIDKNFMNQIRDHVMSGKLEAAKLLCAQTDSPVARLTEKGVSRIGKPLDDINTAIENAGTLEVYKLEKNVSVLATVAGAAPMIGFLGTVIGMILAFHEMASSGGQAEMGSLASGIYTAMTTTVAGLVVGIIAYIGYNHLVNRTDKVVHKMEANAVEFLDLLNEPI
- a CDS encoding energy transducer TonB translates to MSFLDTRHKKKSFTLTTLLLSVLLLLLFYIGLTYMDPPIENGIAVNFGTMDFGSGEVQPKEKVRSEPKTEQATPAEEIPEQFQEQETAENKPVEEVLTNESEETIKINQQKEAKRKADETAKKAKAEAERVALERKKAEEQKRKEQEAKKKSLDALIGGIGKSDGTTTGSEGDDNKAGGKGQPDGDPYATSYYGSPGSGSGTGGYGLNGRSLVNSGKVQQECNEEGRVVVRIVVDRNGKVIDATPGVKGTTNNAPCLLKPARETAQQHKWNLDSNAPSQQIGFVVVNFKLGQ